In Treponema primitia ZAS-2, a genomic segment contains:
- a CDS encoding ABC transporter permease encodes MLITSGIVQKKSMMANQPDVLSDYLSDRKILLQEQHRNTLRRIWGNKGLIVGIIIVILFILIAIFGPRFARYSPYDVNVPERIQGPSAKHWFGTDGMGRDVFSRVVYGAKISLTVGLGVGIISGLAGLIIGLYASYNQVMDQLLMRICDGLKAIPSILLAILMMSVLGADIKNVIISLAIVRTPNIARVARAAALGVREQTYIDAMHVLGAKPGRILWGHIAPNILSPILVQMTFAFVSAIPAEASLSFLGAGVPPPEPSWGSILSEGKNLIYNAWWMIAFPGLFAAVSVLGLNLVGEGMRDILDPQTRK; translated from the coding sequence ATGCTAATTACGAGTGGTATTGTTCAAAAGAAAAGCATGATGGCTAATCAGCCTGATGTGCTGTCTGATTATCTAAGTGATCGCAAAATTTTATTACAGGAACAGCACAGGAATACTTTGCGGCGTATTTGGGGAAACAAAGGACTAATAGTGGGTATAATAATTGTCATTCTTTTTATACTCATTGCTATCTTCGGTCCCCGTTTTGCTAGATATTCTCCTTATGATGTAAATGTTCCTGAGCGAATCCAGGGACCGTCTGCAAAGCATTGGTTTGGTACTGATGGCATGGGGCGGGATGTATTTAGTCGGGTGGTATATGGGGCCAAGATATCTCTCACCGTTGGCCTGGGTGTGGGTATCATTTCTGGTTTAGCTGGATTAATCATCGGTTTGTACGCCAGCTATAATCAGGTTATGGATCAGCTTTTAATGCGCATCTGCGATGGCCTTAAAGCTATTCCTTCCATTTTGTTAGCAATCCTGATGATGTCTGTATTGGGGGCTGATATTAAAAATGTTATTATCAGTCTTGCTATTGTCCGTACTCCAAATATTGCCAGAGTTGCCCGTGCTGCGGCATTGGGGGTTCGGGAACAGACTTATATAGATGCAATGCATGTTTTGGGAGCCAAACCAGGAAGAATACTCTGGGGGCATATCGCTCCAAATATTCTGTCACCTATTCTGGTACAAATGACATTTGCCTTTGTGTCGGCCATACCCGCCGAGGCATCCTTAAGTTTTCTCGGCGCCGGCGTCCCACCACCTGAACCGAGCTGGGGGAGCATCCTTAGTGAAGGAAAGAACCTGATCTATAACGCATGGTGGATGATAGCCTTTCCTGGTTTATTTGCTGCAGTTTCCGTTCTTGGATTAAATCTGGTTGGCGAGGGAATGCGGGATATTTTGGATCCTCAGACCCGCAAGTAA
- a CDS encoding ABC transporter ATP-binding protein: MEKQKLKPAKILDVRQLATTFNTQDGPVCAVDGISFEVYEGEIMGLVGESGCGKSVTSQSILRLYDEPKAVKYSGEVLFGGQDLMKLSEKKVQAIRGRDVAMVFQDALSSLNPLMPVGQQIMEPLAIHQRMNKKDAKNEAIEILRLLGIPAPEKRFFSYPHELSGGMRQRVMIGVALACKPKLLIADEPTTALDVTIQAQIIDLLVELNHKFGMAVILITHDLGIVAETCDRVVVMYLGQVVEEGNTKDIFHTPQHPYTVGLMNSVPQVIESERKRLNVIPGIVPPLNQIPPGCRFAPRCQFATMLCHTKPPGIFCNDEKQKVRCWQYLSPEAFVYG, from the coding sequence ATGGAAAAACAAAAATTGAAACCAGCTAAGATTCTTGATGTACGGCAGCTTGCGACAACCTTTAATACCCAGGATGGTCCTGTCTGCGCAGTGGACGGAATTTCCTTCGAAGTATATGAAGGCGAAATCATGGGACTTGTTGGAGAATCCGGCTGCGGCAAAAGCGTTACGAGTCAGTCCATCCTTCGGCTGTATGATGAGCCGAAAGCCGTGAAATACAGCGGAGAGGTACTGTTCGGTGGACAAGATTTAATGAAGTTGTCGGAAAAGAAAGTACAGGCTATCAGGGGCAGGGATGTGGCTATGGTCTTTCAGGATGCTCTCAGTTCTCTTAATCCCTTGATGCCTGTGGGGCAGCAGATTATGGAACCCCTGGCGATACATCAAAGGATGAACAAAAAGGATGCCAAGAATGAAGCTATTGAAATACTCAGGCTTTTGGGTATACCGGCGCCGGAAAAACGGTTTTTCAGTTATCCTCACGAACTTTCAGGGGGTATGCGTCAACGGGTGATGATCGGTGTGGCCTTGGCTTGCAAGCCGAAACTGCTGATTGCCGATGAGCCTACCACTGCTCTGGATGTAACAATTCAGGCACAGATCATTGATCTGCTGGTAGAACTGAATCATAAATTTGGTATGGCAGTGATTTTGATCACCCATGATCTCGGCATAGTCGCAGAAACCTGCGACCGGGTAGTAGTGATGTACCTAGGGCAGGTTGTGGAAGAAGGAAATACCAAAGACATTTTCCATACTCCCCAGCACCCTTATACAGTAGGCCTGATGAATTCAGTGCCCCAAGTTATTGAGTCTGAACGAAAGCGGCTTAATGTGATACCCGGAATAGTACCTCCGTTAAATCAAATTCCTCCGGGATGTCGCTTTGCTCCCCGGTGCCAATTTGCTACCATGCTTTGTCATACCAAGCCCCCGGGAATTTTTTGCAATGATGAAAAACAAAAAGTCCGCTGCTGGCAATATTTATCCCCAGAGGCATTTGTCTATGGATAA